In Naumovozyma dairenensis CBS 421 chromosome 2, complete genome, the following are encoded in one genomic region:
- the QCR8 gene encoding ubiquinol--cytochrome-c reductase subunit 8 (similar to Saccharomyces cerevisiae QCR8 (YJL166W); ancestral locus Anc_1.177), with translation MGGPTGGKAYMGWWGHMGSPPQKGITSYSVSPYAQKPLAGIFHNAYYNTFRRFKSQALYVLIPAGIYWYWWTNGREYNEFLYTKAGREELERVNV, from the coding sequence ATGGGTGGTCCTACAGGCGGTAAAGCATACATGGGATGGTGGGGTCATATGGGCTCTCCTCCACAGAAGGGTATAACTTCATACAGTGTATCACCGTATGCTCAAAAACCTTTAGCTGGAATCTTCCATAACGCATATTATAACACTTTCAGAAGGTTTAAATCTCAAGCTCTGTATGTTTTGATTCCTGCCGGTATTTATTGGTATTGGTGGACAAATGGTAGAGAATATAACGAATTCTTATATACAAAAGCTGGTAGAgaagaattggaaagaGTTAATGTTTGA
- the NDAI0B00230 gene encoding uncharacterized protein, whose protein sequence is MEFFNILKSLTIILFLFCGLSSGKSSNVDPRYADQNVSSIAISLLKTSARVSAIGKDAFPDSKFVNSTTSMPERSFSTVINSDESIRSIEPSSSLGHSYSFSNLIVTAYSESDSTLDLIQYPTRTSPNSGTIPESSALRDISSRKSLEASIYLASSQHKNSILSNSSPISTSQDPAISALPTSFIHSNEQSSNTETQAPHHLPSSFNSAYFNMSSLTRDTDTGSASKSNGKVESSISSNSGSFSWSHPANSEPRSNASPLSPLETNVSSSTTSIISSTNNIRGSSSLSVSSIAYVSASASYVSTSATSSSGLSRSGVSSSGAPSIPASTSYANSSAASNPATSSSATSSSGISSSGVSTSAVSSIPASATYANSSAASSSGVSSSGVSSSGVSTSAVSSIPASASYANSSAASSSVPSSSGVSTSGASSIPASASYAESSATSSSGISSSGLSTSGVVTSGASSVSPSVSGAYNPSSIPVSSASGTSTPGVSTTGASSVPASVSGANNSSSIPVPSVSRSSTSGVSTSGVSTSGASSVSAFVSARQYRPHSSTPPASNFASVIASGSESALFSTSATVANGSSSVESSVPTTSAPSNPSTMTTSSVTFQIHTSSGTTTQAPIATTSTSGSTTSTTSLNYSAESNFASIMLQAQNDKRALHEDTPPLTWSEDLATYAQDYADQYVCGSDIVHSGGPYGENIAAGTSPVGSVDAWYAEGAYYNYSNPGFSSATSHFTQLIWKSTTEVGCGIKDCSSIGWGDYVICSYNPSGNINAPVFFEENVEPLIGQSSSSSVFSSTETLEASISTSSPSTHSASEDLTSSLSMESHPSSHALSMSYSESFPSIKMENSVSTDNVGSNISGSFNPTTTFPTSTYISSIMNPSQTSISLTRPTSVTSTYNTTRGRRTITLTEYDKTVHISKYEYYTWTGYSIITSYTVSTITPYL, encoded by the coding sequence ATGGAGTTTTTCAATATACTGAAATCTTTAACCATAAttctctttttattttgcGGTTTATCGTCTGGTAAATCTAGCAATGTTGACCCTCGATATGCTGATCAAAATGTTTCATCAATAGCAATTTCCTTATTGAAAACTTCAGCCAGAGTAAGTGCTATTGGTAAGGATGCGTTTCCAGACTCAAAATTTGTTAATTCCACGACAAGTATGCCGGAACGTTCTTTTTCGACGGTGATTAACTCTGACGAATCCATCAGGTCAATCGAACCTTCCAGTTCGTTGGGACATAGCTACTCATTCTCTAATCTAATAGTGACAGCTTATTCCGAAAGCGACTCCACCTTAGATCTAATTCAATATCCTACACGTACCTCGCCGAATAGCGGCACCATACCTGAAAGTTCTGCGCTACGAGACATTTCTTCAAGGAAATCTTTGGAAGCCTCGATATACCTTGCTTCTTCCCAACATAAAAATAGTATACTTTCAAACTCATCACCTATTTCAACTAGCCAAGATCCCGCGATCAGTGCTTTACCCACTTCTTTCATACATTCCAATGAGCAGTCATCAAATACCGAAACTCAAGCACCACATCACTTACCATCATCTTTTAACTCAGCCTATTTCAATATGAGTTCTCTTACCAGGGATACAGATACTGGTTCTGCATCTAAGTCGAACGGGAAAGTTGAAAGTAGTATTTCCTCTAATTCAGGCTCTTTTTCCTGGAGCCATCCGGCCAACTCAGAACCTAGAAGCAATGCCTCCCCCTTGTCCCCCTTAGAGACCAATGTATCTTCAAGTACCACAAGCATTATCTCCTCAACCAATAACATTAGGGGCAGCTCCAGTCTGTCTGTTTCAAGTATTGCATATGTGTCAGCTAGTGCAAGTTATGTTAGCACCTCCGCTACTTCCAGTTCTGGTCTCTCCAGGTCTGGTGTTTCCAGCTCTGGTGCGCCATCTATACCTGCCTCTACATCCTATGCTAACAGCTCTGCTGCTTCCAATCCTGCTACTTCGAGTTCTGCTACTTCTAGTTCTGGTATATCCAGTTCTGGTGTCTCTACCTCCGCTGTCTCATCTATACCTGCCTCAGCAACGTATGCTAACAGCTCTGCTGCTTCCAGTTCTGGTGTCTCCAGCTCTGGTGTATCCAGTTCTGGTGTCTCTACCTCCGCTGTCTCATCTATACCTGCCTCTGCATCGTATGCTAACAGCTCTGCTGCTTCCAGTTCTGTTCCATCTAGTTCTGGTGTCTCCACTTCTGGTGCATCATCTATACCTGCCTCTGCATCCTATGCTGAAAGCTCTGCTACTTCTAGTTCTGGTATTTCCAGCTCTGGTTTATCTACTTCTGGTGTTGTTACCTCTGGTGCTTCGTCCGTGTCCCCATCTGTCTCAGGTGCTTACAACCCATCATCCATCCCAGTATCCAGTGCATCTGGTACTTCTACTCCTGGTGTTTCTACCACTGGCGCATCGTCTGTGCCCGCATCCGTCTCAGGTGCTAACAACTCATCATCCATTCCGGTACCCAGTGTATCTCGTTCATCTACCTCTGGAGTTTCTACCTCTGGCGTTTCTACCTCTGGTGCTTCATCTGTATCCGCATTTGTCTCAGCCCGCCAATACCGCCCTCACTCCTCGACACCACCAGCTAGTAACTTTGCCTCTGTTATTGCATCTGGTTCTGAATCAGCTCTGTTTAGTACTTCCGCAACTGTTGCGAACGGCTCCTCCTCCGTTGAAAGCTCTGTTCCTACTACGTCAGCACCATCCAATCCTTCAACTATGACGACCAGTTCTGTTACATTTCAAATACATACATCATCAGGCACCACAACTCAAGCCCCCATTGCAACAACTTCGACATCCGGCTCTACGACGTCCACGACATCCCTCAATTATAGTGCTGAATCCAATTTTGCTTCTATTATGTTGCAGGCACAAAATGACAAAAGGGCTTTGCATGAGGACACTCCTCCATTAACATGGTCTGAGGACCTAGCTACATACGCACAGGATTATGCTGACCAATACGTCTGCGGTTCTGATATAGTTCATTCAGGCGGCCCTTATGGTGAAAATATAGCAGCTGGCACATCACCTGTTGGCTCCGTTGATGCATGGTATGCTGAGGGAGCGTACTATAATTACTCAAATCCAGGATTTTCTTCAGCTACTAGTCATTTCACTCAGCTCATTTGGAAATCAACAACGGAAGTTGGTTGCGGTATAAAAGATTGCTCAAGTATAGGTTGGGGTGATTATGTCATTTGTTCATACAACCCTTCTGGTAACATAAATGCGCCCGtcttttttgaagaaaatgtgGAACCGCTGATCGGGCAATCTAGTTCATCTTCAGTCTTCAGCAGTACGGAAACGCTTGAAGCATCTATATCGACATCAAGTCCTTCCACTCATTCAGCTTCCGAAGACTTGACTAGCTCTTTATCCATGGAGAGCCATCCAAGTTCGCATGCTCTCTCCATGTCCTATTCTGAGTCTTTTCCTTCTatcaaaatggaaaattcCGTTTCGACAGATAATGTTGGCAGCAATATATCAGGAAGCTTTAACCCAACTACAACATTCCCAACTTCCACTTATATTTCTTCCATTATGAATCCAAGTCAAACATCGATTTCACTTACTCGACCAACTTCCGTTACCTCAACCTACAATACTACAAGGGGCAGAAGAACAATTACTTTGACAGAGTACGATAAAACTGTGCATATTTCCAAATATGAGTATTATACTTGGACTGGATATTCGATTATTACGTCATATACAGTGAGTACAATAACGCCATACTTATGA
- the ASG7 gene encoding Asg7p (similar to Saccharomyces cerevisiae ASG7 (YJL170C); ancestral locus Anc_1.169): protein MSSSATLTPETSSINISDYSQDDFVHHTNNNNSKVRYLIASFDEEKIEYKCECKSCIESRKYSRLLIRSFWIGIVIPFIWIISLGVSLYLQYWLNHEVHHDNLSEEEFPTVFENERYSKRSQLKLSKNTVREMTDLKAEEKSRTNNFDISIGNNKVENNNNNNNDDDEYKKMKYEYLKKVVEGIVDDHDILRQSYRTWNLRTIGAILVYVIVIVIVVVLCIHHSSNEMKFKRQFIKDIINYC from the coding sequence ATGTCATCCTCAGCAACGTTAACTCCAGAGACAAgttcaataaatatttcCGACTATTCCCAAGACGATTTTGTGCATcatactaataataataatagtaaagTTCGTTACTTAATTGCttcatttgatgaagagaaaattgaatataaatGCGAGTGTAAATCATGTATTGAAAGTCGTAAATATAGTAGGTTATTAATTAGGTCATTTTGGATAGGTATAGTGATACCTTTTATATGGATTATTTCATTGGGGGTTAGTCTATATTTACAATATTGGCTTAACCATGAAGTTCATCATGATAATTTGAGTGAAGAGGAGTTCCCTACTGTTTTCGAGAATGAACGATATTCAAAACGAAgtcaattgaaattgtcTAAGAATACAGTAAGGGAGATGACAGATTTAAAGGCGGAAGAAAAATCAAGGACAAATAACTTTGATATAAGTAtaggaaataataaagttgagaataataataataataataatgatgatgatgaatataaaaaaatgaagtATGAATACTTGAAGAAAGTAGTTGAAGGAATTGTTGATGACCATGATATTTTGAGGCAGTCTTATAGAACATGGAACTTAAGAACTATTGGTGCTATACTTGTTTATGTTATAGTTATTGTCATAGTTGTAGTTCTATGTATACATCATAGttcaaatgaaatgaaGTTCAAAAGACAATTTATAAAAGACATCATAAACTATTGCTAA
- the CPS1 gene encoding Gly-Xaa carboxypeptidase (similar to Saccharomyces cerevisiae CPS1 (YJL172W); ancestral locus Anc_1.166), which translates to MIGLPTDEGGSRFARSRSFIVRNKKALLYTLAVILTLGTILLVWGVTAHHNPHDKEPRCRATEPIQPSFNRSIYTILNDPTFKNASIHRLSGAVKIPTVVQDINPSPEDDPSYYHHFNQFHRYLKLTFPLVHAQLKLEKINKFGLLYTWQGRNETKKPLLLMSHQDVVPVNEQSLDDWEYPPFSGHYDPETDFIWGRGSNDCKNLLIAELEAVEQLLLDGFVPDRTVLLSMGFDEEANGLHGAKSLAQFLHKRYGNDSIYSIIDEGEGVVEVDDGLYIASPVATEKGYVDVEFTVVGKGGHSSIPPDHTTIGIASKLISLIEDSPYPFEFKNDNPVYGSLVCAAEHSKSMSKKDRKVILQATKNKKKGKLLSKFLESMKPLRDLIRSTSAVDIIHGGVKANALPEDTTFLVNHRIDLHSSVNKTVEKDLKLAREIAEEYDYGLYLDDECIVPETDLGYIELKPLRPLEPAPMSPTDGPVWDLLAGTIQNVFENGVFATKTHKLNHDDNDDDDDHEDKKLFITTGLFSGNTDTKYYWTLSENIYRFVASIIDDDLAKTLHSVNEHVDMPGHLSAISFIYQYITNVNEYA; encoded by the coding sequence atgatCGGATTACCAACAGACGAAGGTGGATCTAGATTTGCTCGTTCTAGATCTTTCATCgtaagaaacaaaaaagcGCTATTATACACATTAGCTGTCATCTTAACTCTCGGAACAATCTTGCTTGTCTGGGGTGTCACTGCACACCATAACCCACACGACAAAGAACCACGTTGTCGTGCTACCGAACCAATTCAACCATCATTCAACCGCTCCATTTACACAATCTTAAACGATCCGACTTTCAAAAACGCTTCTATCCATAGATTATCAGGCGCTGTAAAAATTCCTACCGTAGTACAAGATATAAATCCCTCTCCAGAGGATGATCCTTCATACTATCATcatttcaatcaattccaCAGATATTTGAAACTAACTTTCCCCTTAGTACACGCTCAATTAAAGTTAGAAAAGATAAATAAATTCGGCCTTCTATACACATGGCAAGGTAGAAACGAAACCAAAAAACCATTACTATTGATGTCTCATCAAGATGTGGTCCCCGTAAACGAACAATCCCTAGATGATTGGGAATATCCACCTTTTTCCGGACATTATGACCCAGAAACAGATTTCATTTGGGGTCGTGGTTCTAATGATTGtaagaatttattaattgcCGAATTGGAAGCTGTAGAACAATTGCTATTAGATGGATTCGTCCCTGATAGAACTGTCCTTTTGTCAATGGGATTCGATGAAGAAGCTAACGGTCTTCATGGTGCCAAATCATTGGCTCAATTCCTTCATAAGAGATATGGGAATGATTCCATTTATTCCATTATCGATGAAGGTGAAGGTGTCGTTGAAGTGGATGACGGTTTATATATTGCGTCTCCTGTCGCTACCGAGAAGGGGTATGTGGATGTAGAATTTACTGTCGTCGGGAAGGGAGGTCATTCTTCAATTCCTCCTGATCATACTACCATCGGTATCGCTTCGAAGttaatttcattgattgaGGATTCTCCTTATCCATTCGAATTCAAAAACGATAATCCTGTTTATGGGTCCCTAGTGTGTGCAGCTGAACATTCCAAATCAATGTCTAAAAAGGATCGTAAAGTCATCTTACAAGCAACgaaaaataagaagaaaggGAAGTTGTTGTCTAAATTCCTAGAATCTATGAAACCATTACGTGATTTAATTAGATCAACAAGCGCTGTAGATATTATCCATGGCGGTGTTAAGGCAAACGCCTTGCCTGAAGACACAACTTTCTTAGTTAATCACAGGATTGATTTACATTCATCAGTTAATAAAACTGTGGAGAaggatttgaaattagCTAGAGAAATCGCTGAAGAATATGACTATGGTCTTTATTTGGATGATGAATGTATTGTCCCTGAAACTGATTTGGGTTATATCGAATTGAAACCATTAAGACCATTAGAACCAGCTCCAATGTCTCCAACTGATGGTCCTGTTTGGGACCTTTTGGCCGGTACCATTCAAAATGTTTTCGAAAATGGTGTCTTCGCCACCAAAACTCATAAACTCAACCATGATGACAacgacgatgatgatgaccATGAGgataagaaattattcattacCACTGGATTATTTTCAGGTAATACTGACACTAAATACTATTGGACTTTATctgaaaatatttacagATTCGTTGCTTCAAtcattgatgatgatttagcTAAGACCTTACATTCTGTTAATGAACATGTTGATATGCCAGGACACCTTTCCGCCATTTCCTTCATTTATCAATATATCACAAATGTTAACGAATATGCATGA
- the EBP2 gene encoding Ebp2p (similar to Saccharomyces cerevisiae EBP2 (YKL172W); ancestral locus Anc_1.175) — MDWTILLREREREKNPILLLREKNRSSKDYRENHPIYIYIMVKGTKLKALLANQKQEEKIQKEEQLKKDKKAQQLAKEEPTVIDNDVLKAKEEEKLAKAKAKADAELLKNKVDTEGEEYQSQALSKKDKRKLKKQLKSLGVSTEKNKTEENANEEEESEDEDEDEQPQQLDLDKLARSDSESDEDEEDEEQEQDQEQEQEQEQEQEQEQEDVPLSDVEFDSDADIVPHHKLTINNTKSMKHALERIQLPWSKHSFQEHQSITSTTNTDESIKDIYDDTEREVAFYKQSLEAVQEARTKLQKLKVPFKRPLDYFAEMVKNDEHMDKIKGKLIKEASEKKAREDARKQRQLKKFGKQVQHATLQKRQLEKKETLDKIKSLKKKRKHDEIDQSDFNVGIEEEVSEKSSSSRDRSRPNGKRAAKNAKYGQGGMKRFKRKNDSESSADVSGFSQRKMKGKQSRPGKSRRSKRY, encoded by the coding sequence ATGGACTGGACTATATTGTTaagagagagagagagagagaagAACCCCATATTATTACTAAGGGAGAAGAATAGGAGCAGCAAAGATTATCGAGAGAACCatccaatatatatatatatcatggTCAAAGGTACTAAATTGAAAGCTTTGTTAGCTAATCAAAAGCAAGAAGAGAAGATCCAAAAGGAAGAacaattgaagaaggaTAAGAAGGCTCAACAACTAGCCAAAGAGGAACCAACTgttattgataatgatgttTTGAAGGCaaaggaagaagagaaaTTGGCAAAGGCTAAAGCAAAGGCTGACGCTGAGCTGCTTAAGAATAAAGTTGACACagaaggagaagaataTCAAAGTCAAGCTTTATCGAAGAAGGACAAgagaaaattaaagaaacaattgaaatcCCTTGGTGTTTCaacagaaaaaaataagacGGAAGAAAATGcgaatgaagaagaagaatctgaagatgaagatgaagatgaacaGCCACAACAACTAGATCTTGATAAATTAGCAAGAAGTGACTCCGAATCTgatgaagacgaagaagacgaagaacaagaacaagaccaagaacaagaacaagaacaagaacaagaacaagaacaagaacaagaagatgTTCCATTATCTGatgttgaatttgattcTGATGCTGATATCGTCCCACATCACAAATTGACAATAAATAACACCAAGAGTATGAAACATGCACTAGAACGTATCCAATTACCATGGAGTAAACATTCTTTCCAAGAACATCAAAGTATAACGTCCACTACAAACACTGACGAAAGtattaaagatatatatgatGACACTGAAAGAGAAGTCGCCTTTTATAAACAATCCTTAGAAGCTGTACAAGAAGCTCGTactaaattacaaaaactGAAAGTTCCATTCAAAAGACCATTAGATTATTTCGCTGAAATGgttaaaaatgatgaacATATGGATAAAATTAAGGGTAAATTAATCAAAGAAGCAAGTGAAAAGAAGGCTCGTGAAGATGCTAGAAAGCAAagacaattgaaaaaattcgGTAAACAAGTTCAACATGCAACTTTACAAAAACGTCAATTGGAAAAGAAGGAAACCCTGGATAAgattaaatctttaaagaaaaagagaaagCATGACGAAATTGATCAATCTGATTTCAACGTCGGTatcgaagaagaagtttcAGAAAaatcatcgtcatcaaGAGATCGTTCTCGTCCAAATGGTAAAAGAGCCGCCAAAAATGCTAAATATGGTCAAGGTGGTatgaaaagatttaaaagaaaaaatgacTCTGAATCATCCGCTGACGTTTCTGGGTTCtcacaaagaaaaatgaaggGAAAGCAAAGCAGACCGGGAAAGAGTAGACGTTCAAAgagatattaa
- the RFA3 gene encoding Rfa3p (similar to Saccharomyces cerevisiae RFA3 (YJL173C); ancestral locus Anc_1.165), with protein MASETPRLDPTEIANSNASVFRIIAQVKSQPTESTLILSSPSKGNEMITLSNVRLSMTRTPFQIDSWYEFVCRANDTGDVGFLILDSVPCILKENESISIDGIVALQQLTKKFPEIY; from the coding sequence ATGGCCAGCGAAACTCCAAGATTAGACCCTACAGAAATTGCAAATAGTAATGCATCTGTCTTCAGAATAATTGCACAAGTGAAATCACAACCAACTGAATCTACACTAATCCTTTCATCTCCATCCAAAGGTAATGAAATGATTACTTTAAGTAACGTAAGGCTTTCGATGACAAGAACTCCCTTCCAGATTGATTCGTGGTATGAATTCGTCTGTAGAGCTAATGATACTGGTGATGTTGGATTTCTAATATTAGATTCTGTTCCTTGTAtattaaaggaaaatgaaTCAATAAGTATTGATGGTATAGTGGCTTTACAACAATTGACGAAAAAATTCCCGGAAATTTACTGA
- the SET2 gene encoding histone methyltransferase SET2 (similar to Saccharomyces cerevisiae SET2 (YJL168C); ancestral locus Anc_1.170) codes for MSTDISIPPNKLFLNEEDKTEEALNSFIPIESCIYSSKKLGNSKNNDFIECDCYEDKDPQIHINHACDEDSDCINRLTLIECVNNLCYSCGNDCQNQRFQKKQYSNVSIFKTKLKGYGVRANENIENGQFIYEYIGEVIDEIQFRERMIDYDLKKFKHFYFMMLQNGQFIDATIKGSLARFCNHSCSPNAYVNKWEVAGKLRMGIFAKRKILKGEEITFDYNVDRYGATAQKCYCDEPNCIGFLGGKTQTEAASLLPQSYAEALGIRPSIEKQWIKEMKRNGQKIEKAKNNDNNINVDFVDSLDILPCETPDDVRKVMSILLQVDSTYMATKLFHRLFNITNENEILLHQVIKLHGYICFSKLLDLFQDDSNTIEEILEFLMRLPKSTKNGIVSSQIDKKISNLSEEIPHLKDQCDLLIEKWNQYETYNRIAKRDITNDLNGNGNGSSSNLSRLMDMRRVRLPLGWEIIFENGRRLFFNAEREIKLTEPPTEEQLRLDDHAKDKDVNDNQNGRHRHQNRNRDNHHRPSRYNNNEDNLESHWNHDKNKIDSNMMLSSKKRRRMERQLELSKARAYANKKRREELEKKIKGQTSSSTLNSPMENNSDNNNSSGKDDLNLNKSNSLNHSHNNAQTPSPTPADHPSGVETNKTEILKIIEHANKIKELEREKELKLKRENEMKRKKKSISESNEHKWDNFFASFVPNLVRKNTGDVELSRDHIKECSRDIVKTLTSKELKRDDPKPPPEEATKEKKYKVNKFVKIYMEKFITKYKEKHSRAQSRSRSDLHHHTGKKTSS; via the coding sequence ATGTCCACAGATATATCGATACCGCCCAACAAACTATTCTTAAACGAAGAAGATAAAACAGAAGAAGCATTAAATTCTTTCATCCCTATAGAATCATGCATCTATTCCTCTAAGAAACTAGGTAATTCGAAAAACAATGACTTCATCGAATGTGATTGTTACGAAGATAAAGACCCTCAAATACACATTAACCATGCATGTGATGAAGATTCAGATTGTATTAATAGATTAACTTTAATCGAATGTGTCAATAATCTTTGCTATTCATGTGGGAATGATTGTCAAAACCAACGATTTCAAAAAAAGCAATACTCGAACGTATCCATATTTAAGACGAAATTGAAAGGATATGGTGTAAGAgctaatgaaaatattgaaaatggacaatttatttatgaatatataGGGGAAGTTATTGATGAGATACAATTTAGAGAAAGAATGATTGATTAtgatttgaagaaatttaagcatttttattttatgatGTTACAAAATGGTCAATTTATCGATGCTACTATTAAGGGATCTTTAGCAAGGTTTTGTAATCATTCTTGTAGTCCCAATGCATATGTTAATAAATGGGAAGTTGCAGGGAAATTGAGGATGGGGATCTTTGCTAAGaggaaaattttgaaaggtGAAGAAATTACTTTTGATTATAATGTGGATAGATATGGTGCAACAGCCCAAAAATGTTATTGTGATGAACCAAATTGTATTGGCTTCCTTGGTGGGAAGACTCAAACTGAAGCTGCTTCATTATTACCTCAAAGTTATGCAGAAGCATTAGGTATTCGTCCATCCATAGAGAAACAATGGATAAAAgagatgaaaagaaatggccaaaaaattgaaaaagcaaagaacaatgataataatatcaatgtAGATTTTGTCGATTCCTTGGATATCTTACCTTGTGAAACGCCTGATGATGTACGAAAAGTGATGAGTATTCTTTTACAAGTAGATAGTACCTACATGGCAACAAAATTATTCCATCgtttatttaatattacaAATGAAAACGAAATTTTACTTCATCAAGTCATAAAATTGCATGGTTATATTTGTTTCtccaaattattagatttatTTCAAGATGATTCCAACACCATAGAGGAGATTTTAGAATTTTTAATGAGATTACCCAAATCAACCAAGAATGGGATTGTGTCATCtcaaattgataaaaaaatttccaaCTTATCTGAAGAAATACCGCATTTGAAGGATCAATGTGATTTActcattgaaaaatggaaCCAATATGAAACTTATAATCGAATAGCTAAAAGAGATATAACTAATGATCTTAATGGTAATGGTAATGGTTCATCATCCAACTTATCAAGATTGATGGATATGAGAAGAGTCAGATTACCCTTAGGTTGGGaaatcatttttgaaaatggtCGACGCCTATTTTTTAACGCCGAAAGGGAAATCAAATTAACAGAACCTCCGACAGAAGAACAACTTAGACTTGATGATCATGCCAAAGATAAGGATGTAAACGATAACCAGAACGGCCGCCACCGTCACCAAAATCGTAATCGTGACAATCACCACCGCCCTAGTAGATATAACAACAATGAGGATAATCTCGAGAGTCATTGGAAtcatgataaaaataaaattgattcaaatatGATGTTAAGTAgtaagaaaagaagaagaatggAAAGACAATTAGAATTATCCAAAGCAAGAGCTTATGCAAATAAGAAACGTCGTGAAGAActagaaaagaaaataaaaggacaaacttcatcttcaacCCTGAATTCACCAATGGAAAACAATTCagataacaataatagtaGTGGCaaagatgatttaaatCTGAACAAAAGTAATAGTCTTAATCATAGTCATAATAATGCACAAACTCCAAGTCCAACTCCTGCGGACCACCCCTCCGGTGTCGAAACGAATAAAActgaaattttaaaaattatagAGCATGCTAATAAGATTAAAGAACTTGAAAGAGAGAAAGagttgaaattgaaaagggaaaatgaaatgaaaagaaagaaaaaatctaTATCTGAAAGTAATGAACATAAATGGGATAATTTCTTTGCCTCATTTGTCCCCAATTTAGTTCGTAAGAACACTGGTGATGTAGAATTAAGTCGTGACCATATTAAAGAATGTTCAAGAGATATAGTGAAAACTTTAACTTccaaagaattgaaaagagaTGATCCTAAACCACCTCCAGAGGAAGctacaaaggaaaaaaaatataaagtcAATAAATTTGTGAAAATTTATatggaaaaattcattactAAATATAAGGAAAAACATTCACGTGCTCAATCCCGTTCCCGTTCCGATCTACACCATCATACTGGTAAAAAAACTTCGTCCTAA